From a single Candidatus Defluviilinea gracilis genomic region:
- a CDS encoding sulfatase-like hydrolase/transferase, which produces MKKFDTQFAIEILKYALWFGMITGLVEGMLLYALQRYELLRGQITYLGSGPQVLWVAPVFDALFFLLVGVGAAVVAQFLPRKFARPAVFFVFCFLASFGWLLVYLSGRLNPAATAILGAGIGYQVSTVIVARENRFARFAQRTFKILAGVTLALFVLVQGGLWVRERVAASNLPQTQGSEPTPNILLIVMDTVRADHLSLQGYERETDPTLKRIASEGVMFENAYAASSWTLTSHASLFTGRWPYEHKADGGRYLDETYPTIAEALTERGYRTGAFNGNFETVTSHWGFARGFLHFEDYYQTLPQLAVSSVYGRFMEYYVFHKVFNMEFSIDRRWGPSVNQSALDWIDQDDDTPFFAFVNYYDAHAPYISPERAKFSNLPNPGGLVNTDWTTADIYNSKTPEQAQGEIDAYDGGIYYTDQQIDVLLKELESRGKLDNTIVVITSDHGELFGEHGLWEHHNSLYKPVIYVPLIVWYPKSAPQNMRIDTPVSNTFIPAMLLDMLGEPEQTAFRGPPLSQLWADPAAAADFPDPIAEMAESSWVNPHHLSIRGDMVTVLSPEWQFIAHEFNGIELYNLNDDPDQENNLAGENPAEVDSLTKYYLDLLAQLGMTWPYDNK; this is translated from the coding sequence ATGAAAAAATTCGACACACAATTTGCGATTGAAATCCTCAAATACGCGCTGTGGTTTGGCATGATCACCGGCTTGGTGGAAGGCATGTTGCTGTACGCATTGCAACGCTACGAACTCCTGCGCGGGCAGATCACCTATCTCGGCTCCGGACCGCAAGTGTTGTGGGTCGCGCCAGTCTTCGACGCGTTGTTCTTTCTGCTGGTTGGCGTTGGCGCGGCGGTCGTTGCCCAGTTTCTGCCGCGCAAGTTTGCCAGGCCAGCGGTCTTCTTTGTTTTTTGTTTTCTTGCCTCTTTCGGTTGGTTACTGGTCTACCTTTCCGGCAGGTTGAACCCCGCCGCCACTGCGATCCTTGGCGCCGGCATCGGGTATCAAGTGTCAACGGTCATTGTTGCGCGTGAAAATCGATTTGCCCGGTTCGCGCAACGAACGTTCAAAATTCTTGCCGGGGTTACGCTGGCATTGTTCGTCCTCGTTCAAGGCGGTTTGTGGGTTCGAGAGCGCGTTGCCGCAAGCAACCTGCCGCAGACGCAGGGGAGCGAACCAACCCCGAATATCTTGTTGATCGTGATGGACACCGTCCGCGCCGACCATTTGTCGCTTCAAGGATACGAGCGCGAAACCGACCCGACCCTCAAGCGCATCGCCTCTGAAGGCGTGATGTTCGAAAACGCCTACGCCGCCTCGTCATGGACTCTCACCTCGCACGCCTCGCTCTTCACCGGTCGCTGGCCCTACGAACATAAAGCGGACGGCGGGCGTTATCTCGATGAAACCTACCCCACCATTGCCGAAGCGCTGACCGAACGCGGTTACCGCACCGGCGCATTCAACGGCAATTTTGAAACTGTCACCAGCCATTGGGGGTTTGCGCGCGGCTTCCTCCATTTTGAAGATTACTACCAGACCCTGCCACAGTTGGCGGTCAGTTCTGTGTATGGGCGCTTCATGGAATATTACGTTTTCCATAAAGTGTTCAACATGGAATTTTCGATTGACCGCCGTTGGGGTCCGAGCGTCAACCAGTCCGCATTGGATTGGATCGACCAGGACGACGACACGCCGTTCTTTGCCTTTGTCAATTATTACGACGCTCACGCGCCGTACATTTCACCGGAGCGCGCGAAATTTTCGAACCTCCCCAACCCCGGCGGACTCGTCAACACCGATTGGACTACCGCCGATATTTACAACTCCAAAACGCCCGAGCAAGCGCAAGGCGAGATCGACGCGTACGACGGCGGCATTTACTATACCGACCAGCAGATCGACGTTCTGTTGAAAGAATTGGAGTCGCGCGGCAAACTCGATAACACCATCGTTGTCATCACTTCCGATCATGGCGAGTTGTTCGGCGAGCATGGGCTGTGGGAGCATCACAACTCGTTGTATAAGCCGGTCATCTATGTGCCGCTGATCGTATGGTATCCGAAATCGGCGCCGCAAAATATGCGGATCGATACGCCCGTGTCGAACACTTTTATCCCCGCCATGCTGTTGGATATGCTCGGCGAACCGGAGCAGACCGCCTTCCGCGGACCGCCTCTTTCTCAATTGTGGGCTGACCCGGCCGCGGCGGCGGATTTCCCCGACCCCATCGCGGAGATGGCAGAGTCGAGTTGGGTGAACCCGCATCACTTGTCGATTCGAGGCGACATGGTCACCGTGCTGTCTCCCGAATGGCAGTTCATCGCCCATGAGTTCAATGGCATCGAGTTGTACAATTTGAATGACGACCCAGATCAGGAAAATAATCTTGCCGGCGAGAATCCCGCCGAAGTGGATTCACTCACCAAGTACTACCTTGATCTCCTCGCCCAACTCGGTATGACGTGGCCCTACGATAATAAATAA